In Halostella salina, a single window of DNA contains:
- a CDS encoding 50S ribosomal protein L5, protein MSEADDAEFHEMRRPSVEKVVVHMGVGEGGRELAQAEEILEEVAGQQSVRTQAKATNQDFEIREGDPIGAKVTLRGDDAHEFLETALEFADVSASQFDDTGNFSFGVEEHTEFPSQEYDPSVGIYGLDVTVNLVRPGYRVSKRDKATRSIPSSHRLDADDAVAFVESEFSVEVDQ, encoded by the coding sequence ATGAGCGAGGCCGACGACGCCGAGTTCCACGAGATGCGTCGCCCCTCCGTCGAGAAGGTCGTCGTCCACATGGGCGTCGGCGAGGGCGGCCGCGAGCTCGCCCAGGCCGAGGAGATCCTGGAGGAGGTCGCGGGGCAGCAGAGCGTCCGCACGCAGGCCAAGGCGACGAACCAGGACTTCGAGATCCGGGAGGGCGACCCGATCGGCGCGAAGGTCACCCTTCGCGGCGACGACGCCCACGAGTTCCTGGAGACCGCCCTGGAGTTCGCGGACGTCTCCGCGTCGCAGTTCGACGACACCGGCAACTTCAGCTTCGGCGTCGAGGAACACACGGAGTTCCCGAGCCAGGAGTACGACCCGAGCGTCGGGATCTACGGGCTGGACGTCACCGTCAACCTGGTGCGTCCGGGCTACCGCGTCTCCAAGCGCGACAAGGCCACCCGTTCCATCCCGTCGAGCCACCGCCTCGACGCCGACGACGCCGTCGCGTTCGTCGAGTCGGAGTTCTCCGTGGAGGTTGACCAATGA
- a CDS encoding 50S ribosomal protein L18, translating to MATGPRYKVPMRRRREVRTDYHQRLRLLKSGKPRLVARKSNKHITAQLVTPGPDGDETIASAHSSDLTEHGWEAPTGNLPAAYLTGFLAGKRALDADVEEAVLDIGLNTATPGNKVFAVQEGAIDAGIEIPHNEDVLAEWPRNRGEHIAEYAEQLDEPLYSGDFDATELPEHFDEVRDTLQEL from the coding sequence ATGGCGACAGGACCACGATACAAGGTGCCGATGCGGCGCCGCCGCGAGGTCCGGACTGATTACCATCAGAGGTTGCGCCTGCTGAAATCCGGGAAACCCCGGCTTGTCGCTCGCAAGAGCAACAAGCACATTACGGCGCAGCTGGTGACCCCCGGCCCCGACGGCGACGAAACGATAGCGAGCGCACACTCCAGCGACCTGACGGAACACGGCTGGGAAGCCCCAACGGGCAACCTCCCCGCCGCGTACCTGACGGGCTTTCTCGCCGGCAAGCGTGCGCTCGATGCCGACGTCGAGGAGGCGGTCCTCGACATCGGTCTGAACACGGCGACGCCCGGTAACAAGGTGTTCGCCGTCCAGGAAGGCGCGATAGACGCTGGCATCGAGATCCCGCACAACGAGGACGTGCTGGCCGAGTGGCCGCGGAACCGCGGCGAGCACATCGCCGAGTACGCGGAGCAGCTCGACGAGCCGCTCTACAGCGGCGACTTCGACGCCACCGAACTGCCCGAGCACTTCGACGAAGTGCGCGACACTCTCCAAGAGCTATGA
- the secY gene encoding preprotein translocase subunit SecY has protein sequence MGWKEAAEPVLTRMPSVQRPEGHVPFKRKLGWTAGVLVLYFFLTNVQLYGLAATGGGDIYQQFRSILAGSQGSVLQVGIGPIVTASIVLQLLGGANLLGLDTNDPRDQVLYQGLQKLLVVVMTVLTAAPMVFAGSFLPAGTISLGGMTLGTGATQWVIFGQIIVGGILILFMDEIISKWGVGSGIGLFIIAGVSQRLMGGIIGGDGLIMQWYRIAVGEVGIGPIAGQGLYALFLGPGDLLALITTLLIFGIVVYAESVRVEIPLSHARVKGARGRFPVKLIYASVLPMILVRALQANLQFLGQILASTIDMPSWLGVYADGQPVSGFFYYVAPIQSRGDWMWWTGAVSQETWQVLIRIGVDLTFMIIGGAIFAIFWVETTDMGPEATAKQIQNSGMQIPGFRQNVGVIEKVMERYIPQVTIIGGALVGLLAVMANMLGTIGGVSGTGLLLTVSITYKLYEEIAEEQLMEMHPMMRQMFG, from the coding sequence ATGGGATGGAAGGAAGCTGCCGAACCGGTCCTGACGCGCATGCCGTCGGTCCAGCGGCCGGAGGGGCACGTCCCCTTCAAGCGGAAGCTCGGCTGGACGGCCGGCGTGCTGGTGCTGTATTTCTTCCTCACGAACGTACAGCTCTACGGCCTGGCCGCGACCGGCGGCGGTGACATCTACCAGCAGTTCCGGTCGATCCTGGCCGGGTCGCAGGGGTCGGTCCTGCAGGTCGGTATCGGGCCGATCGTCACCGCGAGCATCGTCCTCCAACTGTTGGGCGGTGCGAACCTGCTGGGGTTAGACACCAACGATCCGCGCGATCAGGTGCTGTATCAGGGCCTCCAGAAGCTGCTGGTGGTCGTGATGACGGTCCTGACCGCCGCGCCGATGGTGTTCGCCGGCAGCTTCCTGCCAGCAGGAACGATCTCGCTCGGCGGGATGACGCTCGGCACGGGGGCGACCCAGTGGGTCATCTTCGGCCAGATCATCGTGGGCGGGATCCTCATCCTGTTCATGGACGAGATCATCTCGAAGTGGGGCGTCGGGAGCGGTATCGGCCTGTTCATCATCGCCGGCGTGAGCCAGCGACTGATGGGCGGTATCATCGGCGGCGACGGCCTCATCATGCAGTGGTACCGGATCGCCGTCGGCGAAGTCGGGATCGGCCCGATCGCCGGCCAGGGCCTGTACGCGCTGTTCCTCGGGCCGGGCGACCTGCTCGCGCTGATCACGACGCTGCTCATCTTCGGGATCGTCGTGTACGCCGAGAGCGTCCGGGTCGAGATCCCACTCAGCCACGCCCGCGTGAAGGGTGCCCGGGGCCGGTTCCCCGTGAAGCTCATCTACGCGAGCGTCCTGCCGATGATCCTCGTCCGCGCGCTGCAGGCGAACCTGCAGTTCCTCGGACAGATCCTCGCCTCGACCATCGACATGCCGTCCTGGCTCGGCGTGTACGCCGACGGCCAGCCGGTCAGCGGGTTCTTCTACTACGTCGCGCCGATCCAGTCCAGAGGCGACTGGATGTGGTGGACCGGCGCGGTGTCCCAGGAGACCTGGCAGGTGCTGATACGGATCGGCGTCGACCTGACGTTCATGATCATCGGCGGCGCCATCTTCGCCATCTTCTGGGTGGAGACGACGGACATGGGCCCCGAGGCGACGGCGAAGCAGATCCAGAACTCCGGGATGCAGATCCCCGGGTTCCGACAGAACGTCGGCGTCATCGAGAAGGTGATGGAGCGATACATCCCGCAGGTCACCATCATCGGCGGCGCGCTGGTCGGCCTGCTGGCCGTGATGGCGAACATGCTCGGCACCATCGGCGGCGTCTCCGGTACCGGGCTGCTGCTGACGGTCTCCATCACGTACAAGCTGTACGAGGAGATCGCCGAGGAGCAACTCATGGAGATGCATCCGATGATGCGCCAGATGTTCGGTTAG
- a CDS encoding 30S ribosomal protein S5, translating to MSSNDYNDGGWEPVTRLGKKVQEGEIDTMEDALNSGLPLKEPEVTDQLLPGLEDEVLDINMVQRMTDSGRRVKFRCVVAIGNRDGFVGYAEGRDDQVGAAIQKAIGIAKLNIINVSRGCGSWECGCGRPHTVALRSSGKAGSVEVELQPAPRGLGLAGGETVRNVLELAGIEDAWTRSSGNTRTTVNFAKATFNALRNTAEARVPQHAFEQREVIE from the coding sequence ATGAGCAGCAACGACTACAACGACGGCGGCTGGGAACCCGTCACCCGGCTCGGCAAGAAGGTACAGGAGGGCGAGATCGACACGATGGAGGACGCCCTCAACTCCGGGCTCCCGCTGAAGGAGCCGGAAGTCACGGACCAGCTCCTGCCGGGGCTGGAGGACGAGGTGCTGGACATCAACATGGTCCAGCGGATGACCGACTCCGGGCGACGCGTGAAGTTCCGCTGCGTCGTCGCCATCGGCAACCGCGACGGGTTCGTCGGCTACGCCGAGGGGCGCGACGACCAGGTCGGCGCGGCGATCCAGAAGGCCATCGGCATCGCGAAGCTGAACATCATCAACGTCTCCCGTGGCTGCGGGTCCTGGGAGTGTGGCTGTGGCCGTCCCCACACGGTCGCGCTGCGCTCCAGCGGCAAGGCCGGCAGCGTCGAGGTCGAGCTGCAGCCCGCGCCGCGCGGGCTGGGGCTGGCCGGCGGTGAGACGGTCCGCAACGTGCTGGAGCTGGCCGGCATCGAGGACGCCTGGACGCGAAGCTCCGGGAACACGCGCACGACGGTCAACTTCGCGAAGGCGACGTTCAACGCCCTTCGCAACACGGCCGAGGCGCGCGTCCCCCAGCACGCCTTCGAGCAGCGCGAGGTGATCGAATGA
- a CDS encoding 30S ribosomal protein S14 produces the protein MSESENDAQTGEHASKRTDQLEECQRCGRKQGLVGKYDIWLCRQCFREVARSMGFKKYR, from the coding sequence ATGAGTGAAAGCGAGAACGACGCCCAGACGGGCGAGCACGCGAGCAAGCGCACCGACCAGCTGGAGGAGTGCCAGCGGTGCGGGCGCAAGCAGGGCCTCGTCGGCAAGTACGACATCTGGCTCTGTCGACAGTGCTTCCGCGAAGTCGCTCGAAGCATGGGCTTCAAGAAGTATCGATAA
- the rpmD gene encoding 50S ribosomal protein L30: protein MKAVVQVRGEVDMSGDIQDTLEMLNIHAVNHCALVPETPAYEGMVTKVNDYVAHGQPSAETVETLLRKRAEPEEGDADVDDEWVADNTDYDDVAALAEALVDEETTLRDEGLAPVLRLHAPRKGHEGIKQPTAAGGQLGKHTTEEIDDLLTAMR from the coding sequence ATGAAGGCGGTCGTGCAGGTCCGCGGCGAGGTCGACATGAGCGGCGACATCCAGGACACCCTGGAGATGCTCAACATCCACGCGGTCAACCACTGTGCGCTGGTCCCCGAGACCCCGGCGTACGAGGGGATGGTGACGAAGGTCAACGACTACGTTGCCCACGGACAGCCCAGCGCGGAGACCGTCGAGACGCTCCTGCGCAAGCGCGCTGAACCCGAGGAGGGCGACGCCGACGTGGACGACGAGTGGGTCGCCGACAACACCGACTACGACGACGTCGCCGCACTGGCCGAAGCGCTCGTCGACGAGGAGACGACGCTCCGTGACGAGGGCCTCGCACCGGTGCTGCGGCTCCACGCCCCGCGCAAGGGCCACGAGGGCATCAAGCAGCCGACCGCTGCCGGCGGGCAGCTCGGCAAACACACCACCGAGGAGATCGACGACCTCCTCACAGCGATGCGATAA
- a CDS encoding 30S ribosomal protein S3 translates to MADEHQFIEDGLQRSQIDEFFEEELGRAGYGGMDVAKTPMGTQIVLKAEKPGMVIGKGGENIRKITTALEERFNLEDPQIDVQEVDEPDLNARIVADRLANALERGWYFRKAGHTTLERIMDAGALGAEIVLSGKVTGARSRVEKFNDGYIKHNGEPAETIVDHGQGVAVMKLGTIGVDVKIIPPEAELPDDFRIEEDADIEGLIPEDVDADEGVEALLDEPEEGEADVEETEAEESAEPAEETVDEEVVEEAAEAADFDEEDVEVPGGEEEDIAEELEELDEEVESEAEDLMDEMDEEAESEDDDEGGDA, encoded by the coding sequence ATGGCTGACGAACACCAGTTCATCGAAGACGGCCTGCAGCGCTCCCAGATCGACGAGTTCTTCGAGGAAGAGCTCGGTCGCGCCGGCTACGGCGGCATGGACGTCGCCAAGACGCCGATGGGCACCCAGATCGTCCTCAAGGCCGAGAAGCCCGGGATGGTCATCGGCAAGGGCGGCGAGAACATCCGGAAGATCACCACGGCCCTCGAGGAACGGTTCAACCTCGAGGACCCCCAGATCGACGTCCAGGAGGTCGACGAACCGGACCTCAACGCCCGGATCGTCGCCGACCGCCTGGCGAACGCCCTGGAGCGTGGCTGGTACTTCCGGAAGGCCGGCCACACCACGCTGGAGCGCATCATGGATGCCGGCGCGCTGGGCGCCGAAATCGTCCTCTCCGGTAAGGTCACCGGCGCGCGCTCGCGCGTCGAGAAGTTCAACGACGGCTACATCAAGCACAACGGCGAGCCCGCCGAGACCATCGTCGACCACGGGCAGGGCGTCGCCGTGATGAAGCTCGGCACCATCGGCGTGGACGTGAAGATCATCCCGCCGGAGGCCGAGCTTCCGGACGACTTCCGCATCGAGGAGGACGCCGACATCGAGGGCCTCATCCCCGAGGACGTCGACGCCGACGAGGGCGTCGAGGCGCTGCTCGACGAGCCCGAGGAGGGCGAGGCCGACGTCGAGGAGACCGAGGCCGAGGAGTCCGCCGAACCCGCCGAGGAGACGGTGGACGAGGAAGTCGTCGAGGAGGCCGCGGAGGCGGCCGACTTCGATGAGGAAGACGTCGAGGTCCCCGGCGGCGAGGAGGAGGACATCGCCGAGGAGCTCGAGGAACTCGACGAGGAAGTCGAGTCCGAGGCCGAGGACCTGATGGACGAGATGGACGAGGAAGCCGAGTCCGAGGACGACGACGAAGGAGGTGACGCCTGA
- a CDS encoding 30S ribosomal protein S17: MALGLNVPEPEDACSDENCPFHGSLSVRGQTLEGEVASTDMDKTVVVEREYDVTVPKYDRFMKRRSRVPAHAPECVELDVGDTVRIAETRPLSKTKSHVVVERVPDEGGDD, from the coding sequence ATGGCGTTAGGACTGAACGTACCGGAACCGGAGGACGCCTGCTCCGACGAGAACTGTCCGTTCCACGGGTCGCTTTCCGTGCGCGGGCAGACGCTCGAAGGGGAGGTAGCCTCCACCGACATGGACAAGACCGTTGTCGTCGAGCGAGAGTACGACGTCACCGTGCCGAAATACGACCGTTTCATGAAGCGACGGTCGCGCGTTCCCGCCCACGCACCCGAGTGCGTGGAGCTGGACGTCGGCGACACGGTCCGTATCGCAGAGACACGACCACTTTCGAAGACGAAGAGCCACGTCGTCGTCGAACGAGTTCCCGACGAGGGAGGTGACGACTGA
- a CDS encoding uL15m family ribosomal protein has protein sequence MSKKRRQRGSRTHGGGSHKNRRGAGHRGGRGRAGRDKHEFHNYEPLGKHGFTRPEAAQDEVLTIDVQKLDEDAVVYAAEGVAEETGDGYELDAREIVEDGFEADAVKVLGNGQVRNQLTVVADAFSASARELIEEAGGDAVLSDRAEEAESEDVSQTDQDEE, from the coding sequence ATGAGCAAGAAACGACGACAGCGCGGCTCTCGTACGCACGGCGGCGGTAGCCACAAGAATCGCCGCGGCGCCGGCCATCGCGGCGGGCGCGGGCGTGCGGGCCGCGACAAACACGAGTTCCACAACTACGAACCGCTCGGCAAACACGGCTTTACCCGCCCCGAGGCAGCCCAGGACGAGGTCCTCACCATCGACGTCCAGAAGCTGGACGAGGACGCCGTCGTGTACGCCGCCGAGGGCGTCGCCGAGGAGACCGGCGACGGCTACGAACTCGACGCCCGCGAGATCGTCGAGGACGGGTTCGAGGCCGACGCCGTGAAGGTGCTCGGCAACGGTCAGGTGCGCAACCAGCTGACGGTCGTCGCGGACGCCTTCTCCGCGAGCGCCCGCGAACTCATCGAGGAGGCGGGCGGCGACGCCGTCCTCAGCGACCGCGCCGAGGAAGCCGAATCAGAAGACGTATCCCAGACGGACCAAGACGAGGAATAA
- a CDS encoding 50S ribosomal protein L32e: protein MADEPEELEDISGVGASKADALRDAGFETVEDVKGASQDELADAEGVGNALAARIKADVGDLEVSEETEAEIEDETETEEADEDVETELQPRGLAEKTPDLSEREERLLAERRQVGKPQFNRQDHHKKKRVSTSWRRPRGQLSKQRRGIKGKGDTVQAGFRTPTEVRGKHPSGFEEVHVHNVDDLEGVDGDREAVRIASKVGARKRERIEEEAEDAGIRVLNPTYVEVEVTDDE, encoded by the coding sequence ATGGCAGACGAACCCGAAGAACTCGAGGACATCAGCGGCGTCGGCGCGAGCAAGGCCGACGCCCTCCGCGACGCCGGCTTCGAGACGGTCGAGGACGTCAAGGGCGCGAGCCAGGACGAACTCGCCGACGCCGAGGGCGTGGGCAACGCGCTCGCGGCCCGCATCAAGGCCGACGTCGGCGACCTCGAAGTCAGCGAGGAGACCGAGGCGGAGATCGAAGACGAGACCGAGACGGAGGAGGCCGACGAAGACGTGGAGACGGAGCTCCAGCCTCGCGGCCTCGCCGAGAAGACGCCCGACCTCTCCGAGCGGGAGGAGCGCCTCCTCGCGGAGCGCCGCCAGGTCGGCAAGCCGCAGTTCAACCGCCAGGACCACCACAAGAAAAAGCGCGTGTCGACCTCGTGGCGACGCCCGCGCGGCCAGCTGTCCAAGCAGCGCCGCGGAATCAAGGGCAAGGGCGACACCGTTCAGGCGGGCTTCCGGACGCCAACCGAGGTGCGCGGCAAGCACCCGAGCGGCTTCGAGGAGGTCCACGTCCACAACGTGGACGACCTCGAGGGCGTCGACGGCGACCGCGAGGCGGTCCGTATCGCCTCGAAAGTCGGCGCTCGCAAGCGCGAGCGCATCGAGGAGGAGGCCGAGGACGCGGGGATCCGCGTGCTCAACCCCACCTACGTCGAAGTGGAGGTGACCGACGATGAGTGA
- a CDS encoding 50S ribosomal protein L6: protein MPRTELQIPDEVSAEVDHLDLTVEGPEGSVTRRLWYPDVSVSVDGDVVVIESDEDDAETMSTLGTFESHVTNMFHGVTEGWEYQMEVFYSHFPMQVSVEGEEVVIENFLGEKAPRRTPVHGDTDVEVDDEELTLRGPDKEAVGQTAADIEQTTRVTDKDNRVFQDGVYITEKPKGGAQ, encoded by the coding sequence ATGCCGCGAACAGAACTTCAGATTCCGGACGAAGTAAGCGCGGAGGTCGACCATCTCGACCTCACCGTCGAGGGCCCGGAGGGGAGCGTCACGCGACGCCTCTGGTACCCCGACGTGTCCGTCTCGGTCGACGGCGACGTCGTCGTCATCGAGAGCGACGAGGACGACGCCGAGACCATGTCGACGCTTGGCACCTTCGAGAGCCACGTCACCAACATGTTCCACGGCGTCACCGAGGGGTGGGAGTATCAGATGGAAGTGTTCTACTCCCACTTCCCGATGCAGGTCTCCGTCGAGGGCGAGGAGGTCGTCATCGAGAACTTCCTCGGCGAGAAGGCCCCGCGACGGACCCCCGTCCACGGCGACACCGACGTCGAAGTGGACGACGAGGAGCTGACGCTCCGCGGCCCCGACAAGGAGGCCGTCGGTCAGACCGCCGCGGACATCGAACAGACCACGCGCGTCACGGACAAGGACAACCGCGTCTTCCAGGACGGCGTGTACATCACGGAGAAGCCGAAAGGAGGTGCCCAGTAA
- a CDS encoding 30S ribosomal protein S4e: MTKHQKRLSVPKSWPVERKTETFTTAAGAGPHGEDGVPLVILLRDVLGYVDSKKEARYALNQDTVLVNGDAVSDESIPIGMFDILAFTEREEYYRVFPDEGGRLSLTPIDADAAGSKLGKIEDKRQVPGGTTQLNLHDGRNLTVEDGSEYSGGDSIVVDNETDEVVAHFPYEEGALVTAVRGQHAGEVGEVTEIQVTPGSGSNNVAVDTEDGSFETVEEYVVVIDENFTGDDGGDAA, translated from the coding sequence ATGACGAAACATCAGAAGCGACTGTCAGTACCCAAGTCCTGGCCGGTCGAACGCAAGACGGAGACGTTCACGACCGCCGCCGGCGCGGGTCCCCACGGCGAGGACGGCGTGCCGCTCGTCATCCTCCTGCGGGACGTGCTCGGCTACGTCGACTCGAAGAAGGAGGCACGCTACGCGCTCAATCAGGACACCGTCCTGGTCAACGGCGACGCCGTCTCCGACGAGAGCATCCCGATCGGGATGTTCGACATCCTCGCCTTCACCGAGCGCGAGGAGTACTACCGCGTGTTCCCCGACGAGGGCGGTCGGCTCTCGCTGACCCCCATCGACGCGGACGCCGCGGGCTCCAAGCTCGGCAAGATCGAGGACAAGCGCCAGGTGCCCGGCGGGACGACCCAGCTGAACCTCCACGACGGTCGGAACCTGACCGTCGAGGACGGCAGCGAGTACAGCGGCGGCGACTCGATCGTCGTCGACAACGAGACCGACGAGGTCGTCGCCCACTTCCCGTACGAGGAGGGCGCGCTCGTCACCGCCGTTCGCGGGCAGCACGCCGGCGAGGTCGGCGAGGTCACGGAGATACAGGTCACGCCCGGCAGCGGCTCGAACAACGTCGCCGTCGACACCGAGGACGGCTCCTTCGAGACGGTCGAGGAGTACGTCGTCGTCATCGACGAGAACTTCACCGGCGACGACGGAGGTGACGCGGCATGA
- a CDS encoding 50S ribosomal protein L19e, translated as MSDLSAQKRLAADVLDVGKNRVWFDPEAQGEIAEAITREDIRELVDQGTIRAEEKSGNSRGRARERQQKRSYGHQTGPGSRRGKAGARQDPKEDWQERIRAQRAKLKELRAEGEITSSQYRDLYNKSRGGEFRSVQRLLNYIDEHYGDH; from the coding sequence ATGAGTGACCTCTCCGCACAGAAGCGCCTCGCCGCCGACGTGCTGGACGTCGGGAAGAACCGCGTCTGGTTCGACCCGGAGGCCCAGGGCGAGATCGCGGAGGCGATCACCCGCGAGGACATCCGCGAACTCGTCGACCAGGGCACCATCCGCGCAGAGGAGAAGTCGGGCAACTCGCGTGGCCGCGCCCGAGAGCGCCAGCAGAAGCGCTCCTACGGCCACCAGACCGGCCCCGGCTCCCGCCGCGGGAAGGCCGGCGCTCGCCAGGACCCGAAGGAGGACTGGCAGGAACGGATCCGCGCACAGCGCGCCAAGCTGAAGGAACTCCGCGCCGAGGGCGAGATCACGTCCTCGCAGTACCGGGACCTGTACAACAAGTCCCGCGGCGGCGAGTTCCGCAGCGTCCAGCGCCTGTTGAACTACATCGACGAACACTACGGTGACCACTAA
- the rplX gene encoding 50S ribosomal protein L24 has product MTRQPRKQRTQTAEASLHERHKQVHATLSDELREEYDTRRVRVNEGDTVEVMRGDFAGEEAEVVAVDLKDAVVHVEDVTVETADGEEVPRPLDASNLRVTELDLEDERREARLEGDSE; this is encoded by the coding sequence ATGACACGACAACCACGCAAACAGCGAACCCAGACCGCGGAGGCGTCGCTCCACGAGCGACACAAGCAGGTCCACGCGACGCTGTCGGACGAGCTCCGCGAGGAGTACGACACCCGTCGCGTTCGCGTGAACGAGGGCGACACCGTCGAGGTCATGCGCGGCGACTTCGCCGGCGAAGAGGCCGAAGTCGTCGCGGTGGACCTCAAGGACGCCGTCGTCCACGTCGAGGACGTCACGGTCGAGACCGCCGACGGCGAGGAAGTGCCGCGGCCGCTCGACGCGAGCAACCTCCGCGTGACGGAGCTCGACTTAGAGGACGAGCGCCGCGAGGCGCGACTGGAAGGTGATAGCGAATGA
- the rpmC gene encoding 50S ribosomal protein L29, giving the protein MAILYAEEIREMTPAERESELEELETELLNAKAVQAAGGAPEDPGRISELRKTIARIKTIQSEEGDFDDE; this is encoded by the coding sequence ATGGCGATCCTCTACGCCGAGGAGATCCGGGAGATGACTCCCGCCGAGCGCGAGTCCGAGCTGGAGGAGCTCGAAACCGAGCTGCTCAACGCGAAGGCCGTGCAGGCGGCCGGCGGTGCGCCCGAGGACCCCGGCCGGATCAGCGAGCTGCGGAAGACGATCGCTCGGATCAAGACGATCCAGAGCGAGGAAGGCGACTTCGACGACGAATAA
- a CDS encoding ribonuclease P protein component 1: MALTPETLPRHELNGLRVAVVDATNPDLVGIAGRVVIETMQTLHVECRPADADGDGEPRVRQVPKREATFEFALDVGADDATDEAAAPERDAGTASELGSETAGGSPGQSGSGEGVAYVTVDGTRLLSRPAQRSENTGDSLWR, encoded by the coding sequence ATGGCACTGACACCCGAGACGCTCCCGCGACACGAACTCAACGGCCTCCGCGTAGCGGTGGTCGACGCCACGAACCCCGACCTGGTCGGGATAGCCGGCCGTGTCGTGATCGAGACGATGCAGACGCTGCACGTCGAATGTCGGCCGGCCGACGCGGACGGCGACGGGGAGCCTCGGGTGCGACAGGTGCCAAAGCGGGAGGCGACGTTCGAGTTCGCGCTCGACGTCGGAGCCGACGACGCTACAGATGAAGCCGCCGCTCCCGAGAGGGACGCGGGGACCGCGTCCGAACTGGGCTCGGAAACTGCCGGGGGAAGCCCCGGTCAGTCTGGGTCCGGCGAGGGCGTGGCCTACGTTACGGTGGATGGGACACGTTTGCTCTCACGGCCCGCACAGCGAAGCGAGAACACAGGAGATTCACTATGGCGTTAG
- a CDS encoding 30S ribosomal protein S8 translates to MAGNDPFSTALSGIDNAESVGHLTHTVEPASNEIGSVLEVLYDRGYIDGFEFVEDGKAGRFEVELKGAINDCGPVKPRYSAGSDEFEKWEKRFLPARDYGTLIVTTSHGVMSHYEAREQGVGGQVIAYVY, encoded by the coding sequence ATGGCAGGCAACGACCCATTCAGCACCGCGCTCTCCGGCATCGACAACGCCGAGAGCGTGGGGCATCTGACACACACGGTAGAGCCCGCCTCGAACGAGATCGGCAGCGTCCTCGAGGTCCTGTACGACCGCGGGTACATCGACGGCTTCGAGTTCGTCGAGGACGGCAAGGCCGGTCGGTTCGAGGTCGAACTGAAAGGCGCCATCAACGACTGTGGCCCCGTCAAGCCCCGCTACTCAGCGGGGTCCGACGAGTTCGAGAAGTGGGAGAAGCGGTTCCTCCCCGCCCGTGACTACGGGACGCTCATCGTCACGACGAGCCACGGCGTCATGAGCCACTACGAGGCCCGCGAGCAGGGCGTCGGTGGCCAGGTCATCGCATACGTCTACTAA
- a CDS encoding 50S ribosomal protein L14 — protein MEALKADVTQGLEKGSLLTCADNTGAREVKVTSVSGYSGTKNRHPKAGVGDKITVSVTKGTPEMRRQVLEAVIVRQRKPIRRPDGTRVKFEDNAAVIIDENEEPRGTEIKGPVAREVAERFGSIASTATMIV, from the coding sequence ATGGAAGCGCTGAAGGCTGACGTGACCCAGGGCCTGGAGAAGGGCTCCCTGCTCACGTGTGCCGACAACACCGGCGCACGCGAGGTGAAGGTCACCTCCGTCTCCGGGTACTCGGGGACGAAGAACCGGCACCCGAAGGCCGGCGTCGGCGACAAGATCACCGTCTCGGTCACCAAGGGGACGCCGGAGATGCGTCGCCAGGTGCTCGAAGCGGTGATCGTCCGCCAGCGCAAGCCGATCCGTCGTCCCGACGGCACCCGCGTGAAGTTCGAGGACAACGCGGCCGTCATCATCGACGAGAACGAGGAGCCCCGCGGCACCGAGATCAAGGGGCCCGTCGCACGCGAAGTGGCCGAGCGCTTCGGAAGCATCGCGAGCACCGCGACGATGATAGTATGA